CGTCGAACACCTCGCCTCCACGCCCCCTCCCACCGCCGCCGGGCCCGCCTCGCCACGCCGCCCAGCGCGTCCGGGCCCGGCTCCCCCCCGTCCTCGCCCGACGACGGCCTCGTCGAGCTGCCCCTCTTCCCGCTCCCGCTCGTGCTCTTCCCGGACGCGACCCACGCGCTGCACATCTTCGAGTTCCGCTACCGCATCATGCTGCGCACCGTGCTCGACACCGACCTCCGCTTCGGGGTCGTCTTCGCGGGCGCCGACGTCGGCGGCGCCGCCGACGTCGGCTGCGTCGGCGAGGTCGTCAAGCACGAGCGCCTCGCCGACGACCGCTTCTTCCTCATCTGCAAGGGCCAGGAGCGCTTCCGCGTCCACCGCGTCCTGCGCACCAAGCCCTACCTCGTCGCCGCCGTGCGCTGGCTCGAGGACCGCCCGCCCGCCGACGCGCCCGCGCCCGGGGACGACGCCGAGGCGCTCGCCGTCCAGGTCGAGGCGCTCATGCGCGACGTCATACGCATCGCAAACCGCCTCAACGGAAAGCCGGACAAGGAGGTCGGGGACCTGCGACGGGGGCTCTTCCCCACGCCCTTCTCATTCTACGTCGGCAACACCTTCGAGGGCGCGCCCAGGGAGCAGCAGGCGCTGCTCGAGCTCGAGGACACCGCCACCAGGCTGCGACGGGAGCGGGACACGCTACGCAACACCCTCAACTACCTCACCGCTGCCTCCGCCGTCAAGGACGTCTTCCCCTCCTCGCCCTCCTCGGGGTGAAGCATTCCTTCCACCTCTCGCCTCTGTTCGCCTTTTGCTTTTAGTAGTGCTTCATAATTCCACAGGTAGGTTTTACTTCAATGTGGTTAGCATTTTAGCATGTAAAATTGTACTACTATAATTCGGGTGTATTAACTCAAGGAATGCCGGAgctatgaagattctccatgtggTCATTATAAGAATTTTGCTACTATATGAAAGCAATGCATCCAATGTGAAATCATTATGTACTACTCATTGCTTAGCTCTTCAGTCCTCTAAATTTCCAATTCTAAGTGGAATTTTCAATTCTTGTTATGTTGACATGATCAGCTGAGTATGTAGTTTCGTTTAAGTTATCTACAAAATTCATTCCAATAGCAAGGGATATGTGCCATGCCACACTAGTGTGATCGATTGTCCATCATCAGCATTGTGACAGTACATTTCTCATGGAATCATGGAGGCGCCTCACGATTTTGAATAGGATTTTGAGATCCATTGTTTCATAACACTTGATTTTCTTTCTCCGTATTTCTCCATTTTCAACATATTTCTACAAGTGTTTGCTCTCATGATAGCTGATTTAGTAGCATCCTGTTCTATTGTGGCATAGCAGCATCATGATTTTGAATAGGATTTTGCGATCCACTGTTTCATAACTTTCTCCCATGTTAATTTTTTACAAGTGTATGATCTCATAATAGGTTTTTTACTGTCTCCATTTTCAACATTTCTACAAGTGTATGCTCTCATGATAGGTGATTTGACAAAATGATGGTAGCATGACAGCACTCTTTCCATCCAGGTAAAAGTTCAGCACTCTTTCCGGTCATCAAGTAGCATCCTGTTCTATGGTGGCTATTGTTCATAATCGATCTTTGGTTAAACAGTCCAAACATACTTATGCCGGACTTGCTTAATCATGTGCCATTTCTACCACTGGCTGGCTTTATTTTCGCTGAATTTTGGTA
This region of Lolium perenne isolate Kyuss_39 chromosome 2, Kyuss_2.0, whole genome shotgun sequence genomic DNA includes:
- the LOC127333358 gene encoding uncharacterized protein, translating into MALLPQILPSPRPSPSPHLAASRHAFSPAHAFRRTPRLHAPSHRRRARLATPPSASGPGSPPSSPDDGLVELPLFPLPLVLFPDATHALHIFEFRYRIMLRTVLDTDLRFGVVFAGADVGGAADVGCVGEVVKHERLADDRFFLICKGQERFRVHRVLRTKPYLVAAVRWLEDRPPADAPAPGDDAEALAVQVEALMRDVIRIANRLNGKPDKEVGDLRRGLFPTPFSFYVGNTFEGAPREQQALLELEDTATRLRRERDTLRNTLNYLTAASAVKDVFPSSPSSG